A window from Solanum stenotomum isolate F172 chromosome 5, ASM1918654v1, whole genome shotgun sequence encodes these proteins:
- the LOC125866220 gene encoding metal tolerance protein 9-like produces MEISRSNVGGGSNDGPLFDSFRTELLSPAAQAVVDQIQSSSSASWRLNVSEFHLPEQRRSSDHHSFSVRRLLPTPRKQGKIAEYYKRQERLVEGFNEMDTINESGCLPASLTEDEMKQLAKSERMAIHLSNMANVILFIAKIYASVQSKSLAVIASTLDSLLDLLSGFILWFTSHAMKNPNQYHYPIGKKRMQPVGIIVFASVMATLGLQILFESAKELINQSRPEMDHEKEKWTIGIMVSVTVVKFLLMVYCRRFKNEIVRAYAQDHFFDVITNSVGLVTAVLAVRFYWWIDPTGAIIIAVYTISTWARTVAENVGSLIGRTAPPDFLTKLTYLIWNHHEEIKHIDTVRAYTFGVNYFVEVDIVLPEDMFLNQAHNIGETLQEKLEQLPEVERAFVHIDFEFTHRPEHKITV; encoded by the exons ATGGAAATCAGTCGGAGTAATGTTGGTGGCGGCAGCAATGACGGCCCTCTGTTCGACAGTTTTAGGACGGAACTGCTGTCTCCGGCTGCTCAGGCGGTGGTTGATCAGATTCAGTCATCATCTTCGGCGTCATGGAGGCTTAACGTTAGCGAATTTCATCTTCCAGAACAACGACGCTCCTCCGATCATCACTCCTTTAGTGTCCGTCGTCTCCTTCCCACTCCCA GGAAACAGGGTAAAATTGCGGAATATTACAAAAGGCAAGAAAGGCTTGTGGAAGGGTTCAATGAGATGGATACCATTAATGAATCTGGTTGCTTACCTGCAAGTCTAACTGag GACGAAATGAAGCAGCTTGCTAAGAGTGAAAGGATGGCTATTCATTTATCAAACATGGCTAATGTAATCCTTTTCATCGCAAAAATATATGCATCTGTTCAGAGCAAATCATTGGCTGTTATAGCATCGACGTTGGATTCTCTCTTAGACCTCTTATCCGGGTTTATTCTGTGGTTTACTTCTCATGCCATGAAAAATCCAAATCAGTATCACTATCCTATTGGGAAAAAAAGGATGCAGCCTGTG GGTATTATTGTTTTTGCATCTGTAATGGCAACACTAGGATTACAAATACTGTTCGAGTCTGCAAAAGAACTCATAAATCAG TCTCGCCCTGAGATGGACCACGAGAAGGAAAAATGGACGATTGGGATTATGGTCTCGGTCACAGTAGTCAAGTTTCTGCTTATGGTCTACTGTCGAAGGTTCAAAAATGAAATCGTAAGAGCTTATGCCCAAGACCATTTCTTTGATGTCATAACCAACTCAGTTGGATTAGTGACTGCTGTCTTAGCAGTCCGATTCTACTGGTGGATCGATCCTACAGGAGCTATCATA ATAGCTGTGTACACAATAAGCACGTGGGCGAGGACAGTAGCAGAAAATGTCGGGTCACTCATAGGAAGAACAGCTCCACCAGACTTTCTTACGAAATTAACCTATCTTATATGGAATCATCATGAAGAGATCAAGCACATTGACACGGTTAGAGCATATACTTTTGGCGTAAATTACTTTGTGGAAGTTGATATAGTGTTGCCAGAGGACATGTTTTTGAATCAGGCACATAATATTGGTGAAACACTGCAAGAAAAACTGGAGCAACTCCCTGAAGTAGAGCGTGCTTTTGTCCATATAGACTTCGAGTTTACTCACAGGCCAGAACACAAAATCACAGTGTAA
- the LOC125865365 gene encoding glyceraldehyde-3-phosphate dehydrogenase GAPCP1, chloroplastic-like → MAFSSLLKPTASLVRPSHRSQASCAGLHHSSNSVKLQSSVFGDAVTILQSSSLQKSGACSIQPIRATATELPPTVPRSQTGGKTRIGINGFGRIGRLVLRIATFRDDIDVVAVNDPFIDAKYMAYMLKYDSTHGVYSGSISVLDDSTLEINGKQIKVSSKRDPADIPWGDLGADYVVESSGVFTTIDKASAHKKGGAKKVVISAPSADAPMFVVGVNEKTYKANMDVVSNASCTTNCLAPLAKVVHEEFGIVEGLMTTVHATTATQKTVDGPSMKDWRGGRGAGQNIIPSSTGAAKAVGKVLPELNGKLTGMAFRVPTPNVSVVDLTCRLDKSASYDDVKAAIKYASEGPLKGILGYTDEDVVSNDFVGDSRSSIFDAKAGIGLSKSFVKLVSWYDNEWGYSNRVLDLIEHMALVAATN, encoded by the exons ATggctttttcttctcttctcaaACCTACCGCCTCCCTTGTTCGACCTTCTCATCGATCTCAG GCATCATGTGCAGGACTTCATCATAGTAGTAATTCTGTTAAATTACAATCGTCTGTCTTCGGAGATGCTGTGACAATTTTGCAATCTTCGTCTTTACA AAAATCTGGTGCCTGCAGTATTCAACCTATCAGAGCAACTGCTACTGAGCTGCCTCCAACAGTTCcaa GGTCACAGACTGGTGGGAAGACAAGGATTGGTATAAATG GTTTTGGACGTATTGGGAGATTGGTATTACGAATTGCAACATTCAGGGATGATATTGATGTGGTTGCAGTTAATGACCCATTTATCGATGCAAAGTATATG GCTTACATGCTCAAGTATGATTCCACTCATGGAGTCTACAGTGGATCCATCAGTGTCCTGGACGATTCTACTTTGGAAATCAATGGGAAGCAGATTAAAGTCAGTAGCAAAAG GGATCCCGCAGATATTCCATGGGGTGATTTAGGTGCAGATTATGTTGTTGAATCTTCTGGTGTCTTCACAACTATTGATAAGGCCTCAGCACATAAGAAG GGTGGTGCAAAGAAGGTCGTAATCTCAGCACCATCAGCTGATGCACCTATGTTTGTGGTAGGAGTGAATGAGAAAACTTACAAAGCCAACATGGATGTTGTTTCTAACGCTAGCTGTACTACCAATTGCCTTGCTCCCCTTGCCAAG GTGGTTCATGAAGAGTTTGGCATTGTTGAGGGACTAATGACTACTGTGCATGCAACAACAG CTACCCAAAAGACTGTTGATGGCCCATCAATGAAGGATTGGCGAGGAGGCCGTGGTGCAGGACAAAACATCATCCCTAGTTCAACTGGTGCTGCTAAG GCAGTAGGAAAAGTTCTGCCAGAATTGAATGGGAAGCTCACTGGAATGGCGTTCCGTGTCCCAACACCTAATGTCTCTGTTGTTGACTTGACTTGCCGGCTAGATAAAAGTGCTTCTTATGATGATGTGAAAGCAGCGATAAA GTATGCATCAGAGGGTCCACTTAAAGGCATTTTGGGTTACACAGACGAGGATGTTGTCTCAAATGATTTTGTTGGCGATTCCAG GTCGAGCATATTTGATGCTAAAGCTGGTATAGGCCTGAGCAAATCATTCGTGAAGCTTGTCTCCTGGTATGATAACGAGTGGGGTTACAG TAACCGAGTATTGGACCTCATCGAGCACATGGCGTTGGTAGCAGCCACCAATTAA
- the LOC125865660 gene encoding DEAD-box ATP-dependent RNA helicase 36 isoform X2, translating to MEEEVQVDQNFPLFSRKTKPATRKPVPAPTSIEETPKQLDKETNSGPTPSHITFSDLGLAGWAVQTCNELGMKKPTPVQYHCIPRILSGQDVLGLAQTGSGKTAAFALPILHRLAEDPYGVSCLVVTPTRELAFQLAEQFRALGSCLNLRCAVVVGGMDMITQTKTLMQRPHVVIATPGRIKVLIEQNPDIPPVFSRTKFLVLDEADRVLDVGFEEELRAIFQCLPKNRQTLLFSATMTSNLQTLLELSANKAYFYEAYEGFKTVESLKQQYIFIPKNVKDVYLQYILSKIKNIGVRSAIIFVSTCRSCQLLGLLLEELEIDTAALHSYKSQSLRLSALHKFKSGQVPILVATDVASRGLDIPTVDLVVNYDIPRYPQDYVHRVGRTARAGRGGLAVSFVTQNDVDLIHEIEAVLGKQLEKFDCKENEVLDDISKVYKAKRVASMKMMDDGFEEKAESRKAQKQKMQNERKGRNKKQKREGVTKDIEV from the exons ATGGAAGAGGAAGTCCAAGTGGATCAAAACTTCCCCTTATTCTCCCGAAAAACTAAACCGGCCACCAGAAAACCAGTTCCTGCTccaacctccattgaagaaacCCCAAAGCAGCTTGACAAGGAGACTAACTCTGGTCCTACCCCTAGTCATATCACCTTCTCTGACTTAGGCCTCGCTGGGTGGGCCGTACAGACCTGTAATGAGCTGGGCATGAAGAAACCCACTCCTGTACAATATCACTGTATCCCCAGAATACTCTCCGGACAGGATGTGTTAG GTTTAGCTCAGACCGGTAGTGGAAAAACAGCAGCGTTTGCATTGCCTATTCTTCATCGTCTAGCTGAAGATCCTTATGGGGTGTCCTGTCTTGTGGTTACTCCGACAAGGGAACTTGCTTTTCAGCTTGCCGAGCAGTTTCGGGCCTTGGGTTCCTGCTTGAATTTACGGTGTGCTGTGGTTGTGGGAGGAATGGATATGATAACCCAGACTAAAACTCTGATGCAAAGACCCCATGTGGTGATAGCAACTCCCGGAAGGATTAAGGTTCTCATTGAACAGAATCCTGATATTCCCCCAGTTTTCTCCAGAACTAAG TTCCTTGTCTTGGATGAAGCAGATAGAGTTCTAGACGTAGGGTTTGAAGAGGAGTTGAGAGCAATCTTTCAGTGTTTGCCGAAGAATCGACaaactcttctattttctgCAACAATGACCAGCAACCTACAGACGCTACTTGAGCTTTCTgcaaacaaagcatatttctATGAGGCATATGAGGGATTCAAGACTGTAGAATCACTTAAGCAGCAGTACATTTTTATTCCGAAAAATGTGAAGGATGTCTATCTGCAATACATTTTATCCAAAATCAAAAACATAGGCGTTCGCTCTGCAATCATTTTTGTTTCCACCTGCAG GAGCTGTCAGCTTTTGGGTTTGTTGTTGGAAGAACTCGAAATTGATACTGCCGCGTTGCATTCATACAAGTCCCAGTCACTGAGGCTTTCTGCACTTCATAAATTCAAATCTGGGCAGGTCCCAATATTGGTCGCTACTGATGTTGCGAGTCGTGGTTTAGACATTCCAACAGTTGATCTGGTGGTAAATTATGACATTCCAAG GTATCCACAAGATTATGTTCATCGTGTGGGACGTACTGCAAGAGCTGGACGAGGTGGACTTGCTGTCAGCTTTGTTACTCAG AATGATGTGGATCTCATTCATGAAATAGAAGCCGTGCTTGGGAAACAATTggagaaatttgattgtaaagaGAATGAGGTGCTTGATGACATCTCAAAG GTTTACAAGGCGAAGCGTGTTGCATCAATGAAGATGATGGATGATGGGTTTGAGGAGAAAGCAGAAAGTCGTAAAGCCCAGAAACAGAAAATGCAAAATGAGAGAAAGGGAAGGAACAAAAAACAGAAAAGAGAAGGAGTAACAAAAGATATAGAAGTTTGA
- the LOC125865660 gene encoding DEAD-box ATP-dependent RNA helicase 36 isoform X1, whose translation MEEEVQVDQNFPLFSRKTKPATRKPVPAPTSIEETPKQLDKETNSGPTPSHITFSDLGLAGWAVQTCNELGMKKPTPVQYHCIPRILSGQDVLGLAQTGSGKTAAFALPILHRLAEDPYGVSCLVVTPTRELAFQLAEQFRALGSCLNLRCAVVVGGMDMITQTKTLMQRPHVVIATPGRIKVLIEQNPDIPPVFSRTKFLVLDEADRVLDVGFEEELRAIFQCLPKNRQTLLFSATMTSNLQTLLELSANKAYFYEAYEGFKTVESLKQQYIFIPKNVKDVYLQYILSKIKNIGVRSAIIFVSTCRSCQLLGLLLEELEIDTAALHSYKSQSLRLSALHKFKSGQVPILVATDVASRGLDIPTVDLVVNYDIPRYPQDYVHRVGRTARAGRGGLAVSFVTQNDVDLIHEIEAVLGKQLEKFDCKENEVLDDISKVYKAKRVASMKMMDDGFEEKAESRKAQKQKMQNERKGRNKKQKREGVTKDIEV comes from the exons ATGGAAGAGGAAGTCCAAGTGGATCAAAACTTCCCCTTATTCTCCCGAAAAACTAAACCGGCCACCAGAAAACCAGTTCCTGCTccaacctccattgaagaaacCCCAAAGCAGCTTGACAAGGAGACTAACTCTGGTCCTACCCCTAGTCATATCACCTTCTCTGACTTAGGCCTCGCTGGGTGGGCCGTACAGACCTGTAATGAGCTGGGCATGAAGAAACCCACTCCTGTACAATATCACTGTATCCCCAGAATACTCTCCGGACAGGATGTGTTAGGTTTAGCTCAGACCGGTAGTGGAAAAACAGCTGCATTTGCATTGCCTATTCTTCATCGTCTAGCTGAAGATCCTTATGGGGTGTCCTGTCTTGTGGTTACTCCGACAAGGGAACTTGCTTTTCAGCTTGCCGAGCAGTTTCGGGCCTTGGGTTCCTGCTTGAATTTACGGTGTGCTGTGGTTGTGGGAGGAATGGATATGATAACCCAGACTAAAACTCTGATGCAAAGACCCCATGTGGTGATAGCAACTCCCGGAAGGATTAAGGTTCTCATTGAACAGAATCCTGATATTCCCCCAGTTTTCTCCAGAACTAAG TTCCTTGTCTTGGATGAAGCAGATAGAGTTCTAGACGTAGGGTTTGAAGAGGAGTTGAGAGCAATCTTTCAGTGTTTGCCGAAGAATCGACaaactcttctattttctgCAACAATGACCAGCAACCTACAGACGCTACTTGAGCTTTCTgcaaacaaagcatatttctATGAGGCATATGAGGGATTCAAGACTGTAGAATCACTTAAGCAGCAGTACATTTTTATTCCGAAAAATGTGAAGGATGTCTATCTGCAATACATTTTATCCAAAATCAAAAACATAGGCGTTCGCTCTGCAATCATTTTTGTTTCCACCTGCAG GAGCTGTCAGCTTTTGGGTTTGTTGTTGGAAGAACTCGAAATTGATACTGCCGCGTTGCATTCATACAAGTCCCAGTCACTGAGGCTTTCTGCACTTCATAAATTCAAATCTGGGCAGGTCCCAATATTGGTCGCTACTGATGTTGCGAGTCGTGGTTTAGACATTCCAACAGTTGATCTGGTGGTAAATTATGACATTCCAAG GTATCCACAAGATTATGTTCATCGTGTGGGACGTACTGCAAGAGCTGGACGAGGTGGACTTGCTGTCAGCTTTGTTACTCAG AATGATGTGGATCTCATTCATGAAATAGAAGCCGTGCTTGGGAAACAATTggagaaatttgattgtaaagaGAATGAGGTGCTTGATGACATCTCAAAG GTTTACAAGGCGAAGCGTGTTGCATCAATGAAGATGATGGATGATGGGTTTGAGGAGAAAGCAGAAAGTCGTAAAGCCCAGAAACAGAAAATGCAAAATGAGAGAAAGGGAAGGAACAAAAAACAGAAAAGAGAAGGAGTAACAAAAGATATAGAAGTTTGA